In one Pseudomonas sp. R84 genomic region, the following are encoded:
- a CDS encoding PepSY domain-containing protein, with translation MIKKTFAALIATASLLSAGAALADRPGAGWITIEKAIETIKTKAGYVEVYEIEADNNGYWKGEGRKADGVVYEFRIDGASGNILRDQKD, from the coding sequence ATGATCAAAAAGACATTCGCAGCGTTAATTGCCACCGCCAGTTTGCTCAGCGCTGGTGCCGCGTTGGCCGATCGGCCGGGTGCGGGCTGGATCACCATCGAAAAAGCCATCGAGACCATCAAGACCAAGGCCGGTTATGTCGAGGTTTATGAGATCGAGGCCGACAACAACGGCTACTGGAAGGGCGAGGGGCGCAAGGCTGATGGCGTTGTCTACGAGTTCCGCATCGACGGCGCGTCGGGCAATATACTGCGGGATCAGAAAGACTGA